In the Haloferula helveola genome, one interval contains:
- a CDS encoding Ig-like domain-containing protein, whose protein sequence is MTARQLLLYLTFTGATASAVEMSAGGYHAVRVSDGSVVGLGDGTYGQLGTAPAGSPATVAGLSDITAVSAGGFSTLALKSDGTVWFLGESTLQHTTPHGTPDPVSTPIQIAGLGGIDEIAAGHRHYLALDADTGDLFAWGHNGSGQVGNGGRLDVTAPALVLTGVSTMAAGDGFTLAVRFDHTLWAWGRNRHGQLGLGDTADRTSPTQVAGITTAEAVAAGGQHALVLLSGGSVSAAGDNSFGQLGLGHTDPVSGFTPVPGLSGVSEVAAGYHHSAVRAATQVSVWGRNFEGQCGGGNVSAVKFSSPQALAGITGTPVGIRCGYHFSLVELADGSVIGTGSNGDGQLDGVSVADQDDSRKILTLQTVPLSPDTTTPELDSLSPPTGSTSIAVASDLVATFNEPVMKGSGDLVIKEATGNQVVASIDVSSAAVSISGAVVTIDPPSPLANGTSYYVEVPEGAIEDLAGNAFAGTGGSLAWHFSTAVDTGASASLLSHYTFDTESAGTTPDTIGSAFATLGNRVQINSNPGLPMAGSGALEILGSGVTTGPGDGAVTSNSFAWAGDARTVTFWWRARTPNVDEGDGTFVSFGDNSANGTRFDIKEQGASNTQLRVEVQGLGQNTNPTIDDGDWHFVAVTVPDDATFGDIAWYVDGDPTDLNPSTSTLDIATGTGPIAFGDSILTVGSNTRVPNGYIDDFQLYDVVLDSTQISFLHDNPGMVIGGPVENFLSYITDPAFALDVGEQDFTDDPDRDRLANGLEAWFGTNPGDFSSGLANLTTDGTVTIFTHPLNPTRPADVTGFYEWSPNLTDWFPGDGVAGPPGGPTLTFSVATIGDTSTVTATTSEPVGRIFLRAGVRQLP, encoded by the coding sequence ATGACGGCGAGGCAATTGCTGCTCTACCTCACTTTCACCGGAGCTACGGCTTCGGCCGTAGAAATGTCGGCGGGAGGCTACCATGCCGTCCGTGTATCGGACGGCTCGGTGGTCGGTCTCGGCGACGGCACCTACGGCCAGCTCGGCACCGCACCCGCCGGCTCACCGGCTACGGTCGCCGGCCTGTCCGACATCACCGCGGTGTCGGCTGGCGGCTTCAGCACCCTCGCTCTGAAGTCGGACGGCACCGTGTGGTTTCTCGGCGAGAGCACGCTCCAGCACACCACCCCCCACGGCACCCCCGATCCTGTTTCGACCCCGATCCAGATTGCCGGACTCGGCGGTATCGATGAGATCGCTGCCGGACACCGGCACTATCTGGCGCTCGATGCCGACACCGGTGACTTGTTCGCGTGGGGTCACAATGGCAGCGGTCAGGTCGGCAATGGCGGCCGGCTCGACGTGACGGCTCCGGCTCTGGTGCTCACCGGGGTTTCTACCATGGCGGCCGGCGACGGATTCACACTGGCGGTCCGGTTCGACCACACACTTTGGGCCTGGGGCCGCAACCGGCACGGCCAGCTCGGACTGGGCGACACCGCCGACCGGACAAGCCCGACGCAGGTCGCCGGCATCACGACCGCCGAAGCTGTGGCCGCGGGCGGGCAACACGCGTTGGTCCTTCTTTCGGGAGGCTCGGTAAGCGCGGCCGGCGACAACTCTTTCGGGCAACTCGGGCTCGGACACACCGATCCGGTCTCCGGCTTCACGCCGGTCCCGGGTCTGAGCGGTGTTTCCGAGGTCGCGGCAGGCTACCATCATTCAGCCGTCCGAGCCGCGACCCAGGTGTCGGTCTGGGGCCGGAACTTCGAAGGCCAGTGCGGTGGCGGGAATGTCTCGGCCGTGAAGTTCTCCTCTCCCCAGGCCCTAGCGGGAATCACGGGAACGCCGGTCGGCATCCGTTGCGGCTATCACTTCTCCCTGGTGGAGCTCGCGGACGGATCGGTGATCGGGACCGGCAGCAACGGGGACGGCCAGCTCGACGGAGTGTCGGTCGCCGACCAGGACGACAGCCGGAAGATCCTCACACTCCAAACCGTTCCGCTCTCGCCCGACACCACAACGCCGGAGCTCGACTCCCTGAGTCCTCCAACCGGAAGTACGAGCATCGCCGTAGCCTCCGACCTCGTCGCTACTTTCAACGAGCCTGTCATGAAGGGATCAGGCGACCTTGTAATCAAGGAAGCGACCGGAAACCAGGTCGTCGCTTCCATCGACGTTTCCTCCGCGGCTGTCAGCATCAGCGGTGCGGTCGTCACCATCGACCCACCCTCTCCATTGGCCAACGGAACCAGCTATTATGTGGAAGTTCCGGAAGGTGCCATCGAAGACCTGGCCGGCAACGCGTTCGCCGGCACCGGGGGATCCTTGGCTTGGCATTTCTCCACCGCGGTCGATACCGGCGCATCCGCGTCGTTGCTCTCCCACTACACCTTCGACACCGAGAGCGCTGGCACCACACCTGACACCATCGGTTCAGCCTTCGCCACGCTCGGCAACCGAGTGCAGATCAACAGCAATCCGGGTTTGCCCATGGCCGGCAGCGGGGCGTTGGAAATTCTCGGATCCGGAGTCACCACTGGCCCGGGAGACGGGGCGGTGACCAGCAACAGCTTCGCGTGGGCGGGCGACGCCCGCACGGTGACATTCTGGTGGCGGGCGAGGACTCCGAACGTCGATGAAGGCGACGGCACCTTCGTTTCCTTCGGCGACAACTCCGCCAACGGCACGCGTTTCGACATCAAGGAGCAAGGAGCGTCCAACACACAGCTCCGCGTGGAGGTCCAGGGCCTAGGGCAGAACACCAATCCGACGATCGACGACGGCGACTGGCACTTCGTGGCCGTCACGGTTCCGGATGACGCTACCTTCGGTGACATCGCATGGTATGTCGACGGCGACCCGACCGATCTCAATCCGAGCACCAGCACGCTCGACATCGCGACCGGCACCGGCCCGATCGCCTTCGGAGACAGCATCCTGACCGTCGGTTCCAACACCCGGGTGCCCAACGGCTACATCGATGACTTCCAACTCTACGACGTGGTCCTCGATTCGACCCAGATCAGCTTCCTGCACGACAACCCGGGCATGGTGATCGGCGGCCCGGTCGAAAACTTCCTCAGCTATATCACCGATCCGGCATTTGCCCTCGATGTGGGCGAGCAGGACTTCACCGACGATCCGGATAGAGACCGTCTGGCAAACGGGCTGGAAGCATGGTTCGGCACGAATCCGGGCGACTTCAGCTCCGGGCTGGCGAATCTCACGACGGATGGTACCGTTACCATCTTTACCCACCCGTTGAATCCGACCCGTCCGGCCGACGTGACCGGATTCTACGAATGGTCACCGAACCTGACCGATTGGTTCCCCGGAGACGGCGTGGCCGGACCACCGGGAGGACCGACGCTGACCTTCTCCGTGGCCACGATTGGGGACACTTCCACCGTGACCGCGACGACCAGTGAGCCGGTGGGTCGCATCTTCCTCCGTGCCGGGGTCCGGCAGTTGCCGTGA
- a CDS encoding sulfatase-like hydrolase/transferase — translation MNPQPSRLTRLAAVAVALLASAFPPETAASPNILFFFLDDMRWDAAGFTGNDVITTPNMDTLAAQGTVFENAFVTTAICMVSRASVFSGQHMARHGISSFGTNLSAAQWQDSYPDRLDDAGYYMGFIGKHGLGNGFTGLYGTYDFDKGWNGQGNYFNQTIDGESANGRHISEFVGDLAIEFIGDTVDPAKNPTAAPFCLQISWKEPHVQDNSSGGDFLPDPVYDSLYSGDLIAHAKTDTQAQFDDLPSFFKASSAEGTRRWDHRFGTEQKHQDNIRKHHRLIHGVDVQIGRILAALDDPDDNGDPADSLVSNTIVILSSDHGFFLGERQQAGKWYIQEESIRVPMIVVDPRLSADQKGKRVSEMVLNIDIPATILDYAGVAPPAVMQGRSMKEIVDGSPPSDWRTAYFHEHPAVGGGVFLNEGVRTGSFCYTRYPNNGNVQQLYDVTLDPYQRTNLADDPRYASVVTELDALTSQLKTEAQ, via the coding sequence ATGAACCCACAACCCTCCCGCCTCACGCGGCTCGCGGCCGTGGCTGTCGCGCTACTTGCGTCCGCCTTCCCGCCCGAGACCGCTGCCTCACCGAACATCCTGTTCTTCTTCCTCGATGACATGCGCTGGGACGCGGCTGGGTTCACGGGAAACGACGTCATCACCACGCCGAACATGGACACCCTCGCGGCGCAGGGGACGGTGTTCGAAAACGCCTTCGTCACCACCGCGATCTGCATGGTGAGCCGCGCCTCCGTCTTCTCCGGGCAGCACATGGCGCGACACGGCATTTCGTCTTTCGGCACCAACCTGTCAGCCGCGCAATGGCAGGACAGCTACCCCGACCGGCTCGACGACGCCGGATACTACATGGGCTTCATCGGCAAGCACGGCCTCGGCAACGGCTTCACCGGGCTCTACGGCACCTATGACTTCGACAAGGGGTGGAACGGGCAGGGAAACTACTTCAATCAGACGATCGACGGTGAGTCCGCGAACGGGCGGCACATCTCCGAGTTCGTCGGCGACCTTGCCATCGAGTTCATTGGCGACACCGTCGATCCGGCGAAGAACCCGACCGCCGCGCCTTTCTGCCTGCAGATCAGTTGGAAGGAACCCCACGTGCAGGATAACTCCAGCGGCGGCGACTTCCTTCCCGACCCCGTCTACGACTCTCTCTACTCCGGCGACCTGATCGCCCATGCCAAGACCGACACGCAAGCCCAGTTCGATGACCTGCCTTCCTTCTTCAAGGCCTCGTCGGCCGAGGGAACGAGGCGCTGGGACCACCGATTCGGCACCGAACAGAAGCATCAGGACAATATCAGGAAGCACCACCGGCTGATCCATGGCGTCGATGTCCAGATCGGCCGGATCCTTGCCGCCCTCGATGATCCCGATGACAACGGCGATCCGGCCGACAGCCTGGTTTCCAACACGATCGTGATCCTCAGCTCCGACCACGGGTTCTTCCTCGGCGAGCGGCAGCAGGCGGGAAAGTGGTACATCCAGGAAGAGTCGATCCGGGTGCCGATGATCGTCGTCGACCCCCGCCTGTCCGCGGACCAGAAGGGCAAGCGGGTTTCCGAGATGGTCCTCAATATCGACATTCCCGCGACCATCCTCGACTACGCCGGAGTCGCACCGCCGGCCGTGATGCAGGGACGGTCGATGAAGGAAATCGTCGATGGCAGCCCGCCGTCGGACTGGCGCACCGCCTATTTCCACGAGCACCCGGCGGTCGGCGGCGGGGTCTTCCTCAACGAAGGGGTGCGGACAGGTTCGTTCTGCTACACCCGCTACCCGAACAACGGCAACGTTCAACAGCTCTACGACGTCACTCTGGATCCCTACCAGCGGACCAACCTCGCCGACGACCCCCGCTACGCCTCGGTCGTCACCGAGCTCGACGCGCTGACTTCCCAACTCAAGACCGAGGCCCAGTAG
- a CDS encoding sigma-70 family RNA polymerase sigma factor: MALSSEWSGNALPLVSPLPVSAPEREIVSARAERASRFSQHLLACRSSLRAYLMTIVKGREAVEDCLQETALVVWEKFDPNWNEEDFRRFSFRCARYKALNWIKKHESRGMVFMDPEVARRVCERVESLSIQERRSDGRVEAIEACIEGMPQRQRALLDARYASSGCEDLARFADETGTTMAALYKQLERLRTALRKCVQTRLGQHE; this comes from the coding sequence ATGGCCCTTTCTTCCGAATGGTCAGGGAATGCCCTCCCTCTGGTCTCTCCGCTGCCGGTCTCAGCACCGGAACGGGAGATCGTTTCGGCAAGAGCGGAGCGGGCATCGCGCTTTTCCCAGCATCTGCTCGCGTGCCGGTCGTCGTTGAGGGCCTACCTGATGACCATCGTCAAAGGTCGCGAAGCGGTCGAAGACTGCCTCCAGGAAACGGCCTTGGTCGTGTGGGAGAAGTTCGATCCCAACTGGAATGAGGAGGACTTCCGTCGGTTCTCGTTCCGCTGCGCCCGCTACAAGGCACTCAACTGGATCAAGAAGCACGAATCCCGCGGCATGGTTTTCATGGACCCGGAAGTGGCCCGCCGTGTCTGCGAGCGGGTGGAAAGCCTGAGTATTCAGGAACGGAGGTCGGACGGCCGGGTGGAGGCGATCGAGGCGTGCATCGAGGGCATGCCCCAACGCCAGCGGGCGCTTCTGGATGCCCGCTACGCCTCAAGCGGGTGTGAGGATCTGGCGCGGTTTGCCGATGAAACCGGGACTACGATGGCGGCGCTTTACAAGCAGTTGGAGCGCCTGCGGACCGCGCTCCGGAAGTGCGTCCAGACCAGGCTCGGGCAGCATGAATGA